The Teredinibacter sp. KSP-S5-2 genome includes a window with the following:
- a CDS encoding PAS domain-containing hybrid sensor histidine kinase/response regulator: MAEINAIPHSPNIIILSEKKEQSVLYMNMVRVYGYNALHLKPDDDIDDFVPDVFIVRIEQLRTFSFLLAQFATVPIVVVHKFSEDLEFLSVETLDQDEDRMFHIFERGIAKRFQKVIERALLYEQSCEYRTLLIEQDENTREKIVSILKEKKSKVHTLPSISKLLDANLETMDLILVNLGGKYPAAIMKAFFLDHDPLSHASVIFLSNNNRYEISNITGEGLTVFPVDRDVDDLRHLIESGLKKAKIRKIDQQISYKEAYERNQEHITLNQHALVSISNAAGDITYVNGLFCEISGYTADQLIGKNHRIIKSGAHPEEFYENIWQTISTGHVWKGEICNRKKNGDLYWVDSTISPFMDDQGKPYQYVSIRTDITKSKAVEQNLEHTMDLLERTNEVAKIGHWSIDVETMRIEWSKVTRQIHDVDDNFQPTLENAVVFYEEGGCREQMKTLFQRAIKYSESFDVELIIHTRDGEKKWVRTIGVPDLNNGKCVRVFGVFQDVSDIKKAEYDLIDARNQAEKSNKAKTDFLSNMSHELRTPLNAIIGFSELLDLDASLNRDQKDNVEEINKAGQHLLELVNEILDLARIEAGELTFSMETINTVQIVNECTLLLTTLIETKNIHVNVVGDTNIHVKADRKRLKQSILNLLSNAIKYNTDSGNIEINISEQDMGSVRISVTDTGPGIDSDKYELIFQPFLRLHGENDGIEGTGIGLALTKKIIESMSGSIGVISEVGSGSTFWIDLPLDKTPEVSDDPQGGEVISSSTDDTTLMGNERHKILYIEDNPANLKLMMQIVASRKDTKLLSALTPQIGIEFAKTHNPELIMLDINLPEMDGYQLLDRLKSEGFSKTPFVAISANAMPEDVKRGKSAGFDEYLTKPINIPLFNEFLDNLYTQNQRE; the protein is encoded by the coding sequence GTGGCTGAAATTAATGCCATTCCACATTCTCCAAATATTATTATTCTCTCCGAAAAAAAAGAGCAATCTGTTCTGTATATGAACATGGTTAGGGTGTATGGGTACAATGCCCTACACCTAAAGCCCGATGATGACATTGACGACTTTGTTCCCGATGTTTTTATTGTACGAATAGAGCAGCTCAGAACTTTCTCTTTTTTACTTGCGCAATTTGCCACAGTGCCAATTGTCGTTGTCCACAAATTTTCCGAAGACCTTGAGTTTTTGAGTGTCGAAACCCTCGATCAAGATGAGGACAGAATGTTCCACATTTTTGAGCGGGGGATTGCCAAACGTTTTCAGAAGGTGATTGAACGCGCACTGTTATATGAACAGAGCTGCGAATATCGTACCTTGTTGATCGAGCAAGATGAGAACACCCGAGAAAAAATCGTATCGATACTTAAAGAAAAAAAATCGAAGGTTCACACGCTTCCGAGCATATCTAAACTGTTGGATGCAAATTTAGAAACAATGGACTTGATTCTGGTGAATCTTGGCGGGAAATATCCTGCGGCTATAATGAAAGCTTTCTTTTTGGATCACGATCCATTAAGTCATGCTTCAGTTATTTTTCTGTCCAATAACAACAGGTATGAAATTTCGAACATTACCGGAGAAGGGCTTACGGTGTTTCCGGTTGATAGGGATGTTGATGATCTTAGGCATCTTATTGAAAGCGGTCTTAAAAAAGCCAAAATCCGGAAAATCGATCAACAGATCAGCTATAAGGAAGCCTACGAGCGTAATCAGGAACATATTACCTTAAATCAGCATGCCCTTGTCAGTATTAGCAATGCTGCCGGAGATATTACCTATGTTAACGGGTTGTTTTGTGAAATCAGCGGTTACACGGCAGACCAGTTAATTGGCAAAAATCACAGAATTATCAAGTCGGGCGCTCACCCTGAAGAATTCTATGAAAATATATGGCAAACCATTTCGACTGGACATGTTTGGAAAGGTGAGATTTGCAATAGGAAGAAAAATGGTGATTTATATTGGGTCGATTCGACGATATCCCCCTTTATGGATGATCAAGGCAAACCCTATCAATATGTCTCTATTCGCACCGATATCACGAAAAGCAAAGCGGTGGAACAAAATCTTGAACATACCATGGATCTGTTAGAGCGCACGAATGAGGTGGCAAAAATAGGTCACTGGAGTATTGATGTAGAAACGATGCGCATCGAATGGAGTAAGGTTACCAGGCAAATACATGATGTTGATGATAATTTTCAGCCAACGCTGGAGAATGCAGTGGTTTTTTATGAGGAAGGTGGTTGTCGTGAGCAAATGAAAACGCTTTTTCAGCGTGCGATTAAATACAGCGAATCATTTGATGTTGAATTAATCATTCATACGCGGGATGGCGAAAAAAAATGGGTAAGAACGATAGGTGTGCCCGATTTAAATAACGGAAAATGTGTCCGTGTGTTCGGCGTATTTCAAGATGTAAGTGATATAAAAAAAGCTGAATATGATTTGATCGATGCCCGTAATCAGGCCGAAAAATCAAACAAAGCAAAGACAGATTTCTTATCCAATATGAGTCATGAACTAAGAACCCCGTTAAACGCCATTATCGGGTTTTCGGAGTTGTTGGATCTTGATGCTTCACTTAATCGGGATCAAAAAGACAATGTGGAAGAAATCAACAAAGCGGGGCAGCACTTACTTGAATTGGTAAATGAAATTTTAGACTTGGCCCGAATTGAAGCTGGTGAACTTACTTTTTCGATGGAAACGATTAACACTGTCCAAATAGTAAACGAATGTACACTCTTACTGACGACATTAATTGAAACTAAGAATATTCATGTAAATGTTGTGGGTGATACAAACATACATGTTAAAGCTGATCGCAAACGTTTAAAGCAATCCATTCTTAATTTACTGAGTAACGCGATCAAATATAATACGGACAGTGGAAATATTGAAATTAATATTTCCGAACAAGATATGGGTTCAGTGCGTATCTCCGTCACGGATACAGGTCCTGGCATCGATTCCGATAAATACGAACTAATTTTCCAACCTTTTTTACGTTTGCACGGTGAAAACGACGGCATAGAAGGAACGGGAATTGGATTGGCGTTAACCAAGAAAATCATTGAGTCGATGTCTGGCTCAATTGGTGTAATAAGTGAAGTGGGAAGCGGAAGTACCTTTTGGATTGATCTTCCGCTCGATAAAACACCGGAAGTGTCAGATGACCCTCAAGGCGGTGAAGTGATTTCATCATCAACTGATGATACTACGTTGATGGGTAACGAGAGACATAAAATCCTTTATATTGAAGATAACCCTGCTAACTTAAAACTTATGATGCAAATAGTGGCTTCAAGAAAGGATACCAAGCTGCTTAGTGCTCTCACACCTCAAATAGGCATAGAGTTCGCAAAAACACATAACCCAGAACTTATTATGCTTGATATTAATCTTCCTGAAATGGATGGCTATCAACTACTTGATCGACTTAAAAGTGAAGGTTTTTCAAAAACACCTTTTGTCGCTATTTCCGCGAATGCTATGCCGGAGGACGTCAAGAGAGGTAAGAGTGCGGGGTTTGATGAATACCTGACCAAGCCGATTAATATTCCGCTTTTTAATGAGTTTTTAGATAATTTGTATACCCAGAACCAGCGAGAGTAA
- a CDS encoding PAS domain S-box protein gives MDKNIGQGIAIQDASEEDVDQVDIITQNDIIVGIDFKGNTKASRLAEELAVGKNFRSALAKMYGGKTLDNYLVQRQKVINNNTQKLALSFDIVSSQPEKQFQVLMVEFVGLYDGNIWLKTTLALKESRTIKEGFVNRFAFGFYQFVEDADFFILLLNDRRNIVYANSCFLSATEYNSSNLDNSRFDDMFIPSREKQIFDTFFHSLQVRQTKEIYLGAIRKKNQQELNIRWFGKRISDDAHFILLFGIDVTGQDAMQKQLRSSESRFRALFELSPVGIALIDFDSEKFVEVNDAFLKPMKRSKQEIIGTHTYLYSPSEYKALDERARHQLEKYGFYTHFQKDFIDRDGQRYPVEVHGTIIREANDRRLIWTIVEDISLRKTAEENILNNERRLKSAQQLALICSLEMDLKAGTQTWSDTVQDVLGLLPQEVSFGRFMAMIDRDDWQRVEKAYTKAAKDYQGYEITHKITDAKGNKKYLKHQCIANTEQNGKRLFITLQDVTKQKSIENELKRYRDHLEELVENRTQELISARDLAEKANKSKSDFFSRMSHELRTPLNAILGFSEILLLNDAIRLEKDALDNVNEIYRAGDHLKDMINDVLELSKIEAGEIKFTYQSTCVKSIIDECVKGLSSLTQKRGITVVQNIEEDLASINVDPLRFKQIIVNIINNAIKYNKEGGKIIIDQAISPDHKLTINIRDTGIGIKEEVIGQIFKPFERAVSPYEAIEGTGIGLAICREFVETMSGVIGVESEENIGSNFWIQFPIDSYDVDNLIEKSQSTVLQKHEDNKPKKNIRVLYIEDNLVNIKLLRKIVKNHLNYEFYEALTGQAGIGCIEEEPFDIVLVDITLPDMSGFDVVNTVRRDIKFAKLPMIAVTAHAYKDDEQKALAHGFNAFISKPIDTQALCQKINTLLARAQE, from the coding sequence ATGGATAAAAATATTGGCCAAGGTATAGCTATTCAGGACGCTTCGGAAGAGGATGTGGACCAGGTCGATATTATCACCCAAAATGACATAATTGTCGGCATAGATTTTAAAGGAAACACCAAAGCAAGCAGGCTGGCAGAAGAGCTGGCTGTTGGAAAGAATTTTCGTTCGGCCTTGGCAAAAATGTATGGGGGAAAAACGCTGGACAACTACTTGGTCCAGCGGCAAAAGGTCATAAATAATAATACTCAGAAACTGGCTTTATCTTTTGATATTGTTTCGTCTCAGCCGGAAAAACAATTTCAAGTTCTGATGGTTGAATTTGTAGGTCTATACGATGGCAATATCTGGTTGAAAACCACCCTGGCATTAAAAGAGTCAAGAACCATTAAGGAAGGCTTTGTCAACCGGTTCGCCTTTGGCTTCTATCAGTTTGTTGAAGACGCAGATTTTTTCATTCTCTTGCTGAATGATCGTCGAAATATCGTCTATGCGAATAGCTGCTTTCTATCTGCTACTGAATACAATAGTAGTAATCTGGATAATTCGCGATTTGACGATATGTTTATACCCAGCAGGGAGAAGCAAATATTTGATACATTTTTTCACTCGCTACAGGTGCGTCAAACTAAAGAAATATACCTTGGTGCGATTCGTAAGAAAAACCAGCAGGAACTTAATATTCGATGGTTTGGCAAGCGAATAAGCGATGATGCTCATTTTATATTGTTATTTGGAATTGATGTAACCGGTCAGGACGCGATGCAGAAGCAGTTGCGTTCAAGTGAGTCGAGATTTCGTGCGTTATTTGAATTATCACCCGTTGGAATCGCTCTGATCGATTTTGATAGCGAAAAGTTTGTTGAAGTAAATGATGCTTTTCTCAAACCGATGAAGAGGAGCAAGCAGGAAATTATTGGCACTCACACGTATTTATACTCTCCTTCCGAGTACAAAGCCCTGGATGAAAGGGCACGTCACCAGTTGGAGAAATACGGTTTTTATACCCACTTTCAGAAAGATTTTATTGATAGGGATGGCCAGCGTTATCCGGTGGAGGTACATGGCACCATTATCCGTGAAGCGAATGATCGACGGCTGATTTGGACCATCGTGGAAGATATAAGCCTCAGAAAAACCGCTGAAGAGAACATTTTAAACAACGAAAGACGCTTAAAGAGCGCGCAACAATTAGCGCTTATCTGTAGCCTGGAGATGGATCTCAAGGCGGGAACTCAAACGTGGTCGGATACCGTGCAGGATGTTCTGGGACTATTGCCTCAGGAAGTGTCATTTGGTCGTTTTATGGCGATGATCGATCGAGATGACTGGCAGCGAGTTGAAAAAGCTTACACCAAAGCAGCCAAGGATTATCAAGGGTATGAAATTACTCATAAAATCACCGATGCTAAAGGTAACAAAAAATATCTAAAACATCAGTGTATTGCCAACACGGAACAAAATGGCAAAAGACTATTTATTACGCTGCAAGATGTAACAAAACAAAAATCGATAGAGAATGAGCTAAAACGCTATCGAGATCACCTTGAAGAACTGGTGGAAAATAGAACTCAAGAATTGATCAGTGCGCGAGATTTGGCGGAAAAAGCAAATAAATCCAAGTCAGACTTTTTTTCGCGCATGAGTCATGAACTTAGAACACCGCTGAATGCCATTCTCGGTTTTTCTGAAATTTTACTTTTAAATGATGCAATTCGTCTTGAAAAGGATGCTCTGGATAATGTTAACGAAATCTATCGGGCTGGTGATCATTTGAAAGATATGATTAATGATGTGCTGGAGCTTAGTAAAATTGAGGCCGGAGAAATCAAGTTTACGTACCAGTCCACCTGCGTTAAAAGCATTATCGATGAATGTGTGAAAGGGCTTTCATCCTTAACGCAAAAAAGGGGAATTACGGTTGTTCAAAACATTGAAGAGGATCTTGCCAGTATTAATGTCGATCCCCTAAGGTTTAAACAGATTATTGTTAATATTATTAATAATGCAATTAAATATAACAAGGAAGGAGGAAAAATAATTATCGATCAAGCTATTTCGCCAGATCACAAGTTGACAATAAATATACGCGATACAGGAATAGGAATAAAAGAGGAAGTAATAGGGCAAATATTTAAACCTTTTGAACGCGCAGTATCGCCTTACGAAGCGATTGAGGGGACCGGAATAGGTTTGGCTATATGCCGGGAATTTGTAGAAACCATGTCCGGTGTTATTGGTGTTGAAAGCGAAGAAAACATCGGTAGTAATTTTTGGATTCAGTTCCCCATCGATAGTTATGATGTTGATAATCTTATCGAAAAAAGCCAGTCTACTGTGTTACAGAAACACGAGGATAATAAACCGAAAAAAAATATACGGGTTCTTTATATCGAAGATAATCTGGTCAATATTAAGCTGCTGCGAAAGATTGTAAAAAACCATTTAAACTATGAATTCTATGAAGCGCTTACAGGGCAAGCGGGGATAGGGTGCATCGAAGAAGAACCGTTTGATATTGTCTTGGTAGATATCACCTTGCCGGATATGTCCGGTTTCGATGTGGTAAACACCGTGCGTAGAGATATAAAGTTTGCGAAATTGCCGATGATAGCAGTAACCGCTCATGCGTATAAAGATGATGAACAAAAAGCACTGGCTCACGGTTTCAACGCCTTTATATCAAAGCCCATCGATACTCAAGCTCTCTGTCAAAAGATTAATACGCTATTGGCTCGTGCCCAGGAATAG
- a CDS encoding MaoC/PaaZ C-terminal domain-containing protein: protein MNVKEYIRQKGEWVASAQHTLKEKFENQVRDISITLEEFNEKKIDLFQIKEFLKSYSGGSATPQASESVENLYKALSENMGSQYHIGEWFLMSQSKINQFAEVTGDKQWIHIDQDRAQQDSPFGSTVAHGFYLLSLLPFLTETVNSTEFDYPYVRLVVNSGISNARFQSVVKPNTRIRARSRIVEAQKFKKHLELVKQVEVEIENKSVPAVIADINYRIYCR from the coding sequence ATGAATGTTAAAGAATATATCCGTCAAAAAGGTGAGTGGGTCGCAAGTGCGCAACACACACTGAAGGAGAAGTTTGAAAATCAGGTACGCGATATATCGATTACGCTCGAAGAGTTTAACGAAAAAAAAATCGATCTATTCCAAATTAAGGAATTTCTAAAAAGCTACAGCGGTGGTAGCGCGACACCTCAAGCCTCTGAGTCTGTAGAAAATTTGTACAAAGCGTTATCCGAGAATATGGGAAGCCAATACCATATTGGTGAATGGTTCTTGATGTCTCAGTCTAAAATCAACCAGTTTGCCGAGGTAACGGGCGATAAACAGTGGATACATATTGACCAGGATCGAGCGCAGCAGGACTCGCCATTTGGTTCAACAGTTGCCCATGGTTTTTATTTGCTGTCCTTATTGCCGTTTTTAACGGAAACAGTGAATAGTACAGAGTTTGACTATCCTTACGTCCGTCTAGTGGTTAATTCGGGCATTAGTAACGCACGCTTCCAATCTGTTGTCAAACCTAACACCCGAATTCGCGCCAGATCCAGAATTGTCGAAGCCCAAAAGTTTAAAAAACACTTGGAATTGGTCAAACAGGTCGAAGTTGAGATCGAGAATAAAAGTGTGCCTGCGGTTATTGCCGATATTAATTACCGGATATATTGTCGTTAA
- the modA gene encoding molybdate ABC transporter substrate-binding protein yields MKVSVFFVMTLFVGFAQAETIHVAVASNFAQPMRTLAREFEKESGHRLVLSIGSSGKLYAQIRHGAPYHLFFSADQAKPVALEKAGSIVENSRSTYAIGILALWAKNRNDSSALHLLKQGQFSRLAIANPRFAPYGVAAKQVLLNLKLAEKTQARWIMGENIGQTYQFVHSGNADLGFVALSQVMEDGKMAPGAMVVPGNLYTPIKQDFVLLKKGEKNPAANALMRFVKELSAQEIIRSYGYQTPPKV; encoded by the coding sequence ATGAAGGTAAGCGTTTTTTTTGTGATGACACTGTTTGTCGGCTTTGCCCAAGCAGAAACCATCCACGTTGCCGTCGCCTCAAATTTTGCCCAACCCATGAGAACGCTCGCCAGAGAATTTGAAAAAGAGTCTGGGCATAGACTTGTTCTCTCTATTGGTTCTTCAGGCAAACTATATGCTCAAATACGTCATGGGGCGCCTTATCATCTTTTTTTCTCAGCAGATCAAGCAAAACCTGTAGCATTGGAAAAGGCCGGGAGCATTGTCGAAAACAGCCGTTCCACTTATGCAATCGGTATTTTGGCCCTTTGGGCGAAAAACAGGAATGACAGCTCTGCACTTCACTTACTTAAGCAGGGGCAGTTTAGCAGGCTGGCAATCGCCAATCCGCGTTTTGCCCCTTATGGTGTAGCAGCTAAACAGGTTTTATTAAACCTAAAGCTTGCAGAGAAAACACAAGCCCGTTGGATAATGGGTGAGAATATTGGGCAGACCTATCAGTTTGTCCACAGCGGCAACGCAGATCTTGGTTTTGTTGCCCTTTCTCAGGTAATGGAAGACGGAAAAATGGCCCCAGGGGCTATGGTTGTGCCTGGCAACCTGTACACACCTATAAAGCAGGATTTTGTTCTCTTAAAAAAAGGTGAAAAGAACCCTGCTGCAAATGCTCTAATGCGTTTTGTAAAAGAGCTTTCCGCACAGGAAATAATACGATCTTATGGTTACCAAACCCCACCCAAGGTATAA
- the modB gene encoding molybdate ABC transporter permease subunit: MSFSETDITAIWLTLRLASTVTLLLLLLGTPIAWWLARTKSWWKGPVGAVVALPLVLPPTVLGFYLLIAMGPNGPIGQLTQTLGLGTLPFTFWGLVVASIFYSMPFVVQPIQNAIEALGARPLEVAATLGAGPWDRFFSVVVPMAKPGFISATVLGFAHTVGEFGVVLMIGGNIPGETQVLSVQLYDHVEALEYAQSHALAGSLVIFSFLVLLGLYWSQRKQGSAGLKYQ, translated from the coding sequence ATGTCTTTTTCTGAAACAGATATTACTGCGATATGGCTAACCTTGCGTTTGGCGTCCACCGTTACCTTGTTATTACTGCTACTAGGTACGCCTATCGCTTGGTGGCTGGCACGTACGAAATCCTGGTGGAAGGGGCCAGTTGGCGCTGTTGTTGCCCTACCGTTGGTTCTACCACCCACAGTGCTGGGCTTTTATTTGTTAATCGCAATGGGGCCAAATGGACCTATTGGTCAACTCACTCAAACGCTTGGTTTGGGTACCTTGCCATTTACTTTCTGGGGCTTGGTTGTGGCGTCCATTTTTTATTCTATGCCTTTTGTTGTGCAACCAATCCAAAATGCTATTGAAGCTTTAGGGGCCCGACCTTTGGAAGTAGCTGCCACATTGGGTGCCGGTCCGTGGGATCGTTTCTTTTCTGTGGTTGTGCCCATGGCCAAACCGGGGTTTATTTCCGCTACTGTTCTGGGTTTCGCCCATACTGTAGGCGAGTTTGGTGTGGTGCTGATGATTGGTGGCAATATTCCCGGCGAAACGCAGGTGTTGTCTGTTCAGCTATACGACCATGTTGAGGCTTTGGAATATGCTCAATCCCATGCATTGGCTGGCTCCCTGGTTATATTTTCTTTCCTTGTACTTTTGGGGCTTTATTGGTCTCAGCGGAAACAGGGAAGTGCCGGGTTAAAGTATCAGTAA
- the modC gene encoding molybdenum ABC transporter ATP-binding protein codes for MHTADPANQIRTCFRLDFPHSPEVHGFSLDLDLTLPGQGVTAIFGHSGSGKTTFLRCIAGLEKAKHGLLTIQGDTWQDDRVFVPTHKRSLGYVFQEAGLFTHLTVQDNLNFAIKRAAQSPAEELIEHIVDTMGIAHLFHRYPAQLSGGERQRTAIARALLVQPRLLLMDEPLASLDMARKQEILPYLERLRTSFDGPIFYISHSVNEVARLADHVVVLEEGRCIAQGSVTDVFSRIDFPLQLGNETGVVIQGNITERDEQWHLALVSFPGGELWLRDEGQAIGSAIRLQILARDISLTLTPHEDSSILNRLRGTITDIKDDMDASMVLVRLHVGNEYLIARLTRKSLHQLNIEVGKYVWAQIKSVAIAR; via the coding sequence TTGCACACAGCTGACCCAGCAAACCAAATTCGCACCTGCTTTAGGCTTGACTTCCCCCATAGCCCCGAGGTTCATGGCTTTTCTCTCGATCTGGATTTAACTCTCCCTGGGCAAGGCGTCACAGCAATTTTTGGCCATTCGGGTTCCGGTAAAACCACTTTTTTACGCTGCATTGCAGGCTTGGAAAAGGCAAAGCACGGGCTGTTAACCATTCAGGGGGATACTTGGCAGGATGACAGAGTTTTTGTGCCAACCCATAAAAGATCCCTTGGATATGTATTCCAAGAGGCGGGGTTGTTTACTCACCTAACAGTTCAGGACAACTTGAACTTCGCCATCAAACGCGCAGCTCAGAGTCCTGCAGAAGAATTAATTGAACACATTGTTGATACGATGGGAATCGCCCACTTATTTCATCGTTATCCGGCGCAACTATCCGGAGGGGAGCGTCAACGAACAGCCATTGCGCGAGCACTTTTGGTACAACCCCGGCTTTTATTAATGGATGAACCTCTCGCTTCTCTGGATATGGCACGCAAACAGGAAATACTGCCGTATCTTGAGCGTTTACGTACTAGTTTTGATGGCCCGATTTTTTACATCAGCCACTCTGTGAACGAAGTTGCGCGTTTGGCGGACCATGTTGTTGTTCTGGAAGAAGGACGGTGCATTGCCCAAGGCAGTGTAACTGATGTGTTTTCCCGTATTGATTTTCCACTTCAGCTTGGCAATGAAACCGGTGTGGTCATTCAAGGAAATATCACCGAGCGCGATGAACAATGGCATTTAGCCCTTGTTTCATTTCCAGGCGGAGAGCTTTGGTTGCGAGACGAAGGTCAGGCAATTGGGTCGGCCATCCGATTACAAATCCTGGCCAGAGATATCAGCCTGACGCTTACCCCTCATGAAGATTCAAGCATTCTAAACCGTTTACGCGGTACCATAACGGATATCAAAGATGACATGGACGCGTCGATGGTGTTGGTTCGTCTGCATGTTGGCAACGAATACCTTATTGCTCGTCTTACCAGGAAATCCCTCCACCAGCTTAATATTGAAGTCGGTAAGTACGTTTGGGCTCAAATAAAATCTGTTGCCATTGCTCGTTAA
- a CDS encoding DUF1003 domain-containing protein, protein MKQYFERLAKALLDVPYNELDTTVQKVIHSIAENSTVSENVNLSFRGTLTVGQRVADKVASFGGSWSFIGLFFAFIIVWIILNSVWLVEKSIFDPYPFILLNLGLSTLAAFQAPIIMMSQNRQAAKDRIKQDASYEINLKLELEIMRLHTKLDELNQKMT, encoded by the coding sequence ATGAAACAATACTTCGAGCGATTAGCCAAAGCATTACTCGATGTGCCATACAATGAACTAGACACAACAGTACAGAAAGTCATCCATAGTATTGCTGAGAACTCAACCGTATCCGAAAACGTCAACCTCTCATTCAGAGGCACACTAACCGTTGGCCAACGGGTTGCGGATAAAGTCGCAAGTTTTGGTGGTTCCTGGTCTTTTATCGGATTATTTTTTGCTTTCATTATTGTCTGGATCATCTTAAATAGTGTTTGGTTGGTTGAAAAAAGTATTTTTGATCCGTACCCATTTATTTTGCTTAATTTGGGATTATCAACATTAGCTGCGTTTCAGGCACCGATTATTATGATGTCGCAAAATCGGCAGGCGGCAAAGGATAGAATTAAGCAGGACGCTTCATACGAAATAAACTTAAAGCTTGAATTAGAAATCATGCGTTTACATACCAAACTTGATGAATTAAACCAAAAAATGACCTGA
- a CDS encoding zinc transporter ZntB codes for MENTTPAIFIKVLDKKGGCIEYSDLHEAKQSKQPLWVHINGNHPNAMESFREAAEGIDEHSLAALFDENVRPRALELEKGMLVILRGINHNKNAQPEDMISVRIWITPNSIVSMRYRRSRAVMSVAERLDVGSGPTSIPDLLVSVISTLLSYTEVIIEQIQEQLDHLEDQILDHPNKKMRKDISNVLRKAIMLRRYIAPQHDAVNIIRYVDALTPHKKSQRRMHESLDNLLRDIEDLDSIRERAHVVKDELASSLSDKLNRNLYLLSVITAIFLPLGFLTGLFGVNVGGMPGVGEPQAFTVFSLILFALVAIQIILFRVFKWF; via the coding sequence ATGGAAAACACTACCCCTGCTATTTTTATCAAAGTTCTGGACAAAAAAGGCGGATGTATTGAATACAGTGATTTACATGAAGCCAAACAAAGCAAACAGCCATTATGGGTTCATATAAATGGCAACCACCCCAATGCAATGGAGTCATTCCGTGAAGCGGCAGAAGGGATTGATGAACACAGTCTCGCTGCGCTTTTTGATGAAAATGTTCGTCCAAGAGCGCTGGAGCTAGAGAAAGGCATGCTGGTTATCCTACGTGGCATTAATCACAACAAGAATGCCCAGCCAGAAGATATGATTTCGGTGCGAATCTGGATTACACCGAATAGTATCGTCAGTATGCGTTATCGAAGATCCAGAGCAGTTATGAGTGTTGCAGAACGTTTGGATGTTGGTAGCGGCCCGACAAGCATACCGGATTTATTGGTTTCTGTTATCTCAACTTTATTATCCTATACCGAAGTGATTATCGAACAGATTCAAGAACAGTTAGATCACCTTGAAGACCAGATTCTGGATCACCCAAATAAAAAAATGCGCAAGGATATTTCCAACGTACTTAGAAAAGCCATAATGCTTCGACGTTATATCGCCCCCCAACATGACGCCGTTAATATTATTCGTTATGTGGACGCACTCACACCCCATAAAAAGAGCCAGCGGAGAATGCACGAATCACTGGATAACTTATTGCGAGATATCGAAGATCTGGATTCAATTCGAGAAAGGGCGCATGTTGTAAAAGATGAATTAGCCAGTTCACTTTCGGATAAACTAAACCGTAACTTGTATTTACTCTCGGTTATTACAGCTATATTTTTACCGTTAGGTTTTCTAACCGGGTTATTTGGTGTCAACGTTGGTGGCATGCCTGGAGTGGGAGAGCCTCAGGCATTTACAGTGTTCTCGTTAATTCTTTTTGCCCTCGTAGCGATACAAATTATTTTGTTTCGGGTGTTTAAGTGGTTTTAA